One region of Flavobacterium pisciphilum genomic DNA includes:
- a CDS encoding OmpA family protein, producing MKNFAILYITIISVFSLNSYSQQGKIASGDKKYDNYAYIDAIKTYERVAEKGYKSVDMFKKLGNSFYFNSEFEKAARWYGELFAMNTEVEPEYYYRYAQSLKSTGDTVKANQILDLFNQKSKKDTRAKLYQNDKDYLEQIKENSGRYKIEDAGVNSKYSDYGTAFYLNKIVFASARDTGNFNQRIHKWTGEHFTNLYQSDLDADFNPNAPKKFKSKINSKFHEATPVFTKDGKTVYFTRNNYIDGKKGKDENKITLIKIYKATLVNDNWDNIMEVPFNSNNYSTAHPALSPDEKTLYFASDMPGTFGQSDIYKVTINNNGGFGPPENLGPEINTEGKETFPFVTDENEIYFSSDGRPGLGGLDVFVAKIATDGSISNIQNVGSDINSPQDDFAYIIDTKSRRGFFTSNKQGGQGSDDIYKFLETRRLACVQELYGTITDLATGEALPNAKLTLYDNNFNIVKTGYSDQNGNYTFPVECGLTYNLRAEKEKYTTKEQNVVILKENGRTQLSIALEKSECVVTIGDDLGKCFGIKMIYFDLDKSNIRQEAALDLEKILDVLNQYPTMKLDIRSHTDSRATHKYNEALSDRRAKSTIKWLVQNGVAPNRLTGKGYGETQLVNGCSDGVKCTEEQHQMNRRSEFIITAM from the coding sequence ATGAAAAATTTTGCAATCCTATACATAACAATAATAAGTGTTTTTTCATTAAACAGTTATTCGCAACAAGGCAAAATTGCTTCTGGAGACAAGAAGTATGACAACTATGCCTATATAGATGCTATTAAAACCTATGAACGTGTAGCCGAAAAAGGATACAAATCTGTAGATATGTTCAAAAAATTAGGCAACTCCTTTTACTTTAATTCTGAATTTGAAAAGGCTGCAAGATGGTATGGTGAATTGTTTGCCATGAATACCGAGGTTGAACCTGAGTATTACTACCGATATGCACAATCATTAAAATCAACTGGAGATACCGTCAAAGCCAATCAGATACTTGATTTATTTAATCAAAAATCAAAAAAAGATACGCGAGCCAAACTTTATCAAAATGACAAAGATTATCTGGAGCAAATCAAAGAAAACTCTGGACGTTATAAAATTGAAGATGCTGGTGTTAATAGCAAATACTCTGATTATGGAACGGCTTTTTATCTTAACAAAATAGTCTTTGCATCGGCTAGAGATACGGGTAACTTTAACCAAAGAATACACAAATGGACTGGAGAGCACTTTACGAATCTGTATCAATCTGATCTTGATGCTGATTTCAATCCAAATGCTCCAAAAAAATTTAAATCAAAAATAAATTCTAAATTTCACGAAGCTACTCCGGTTTTTACTAAAGATGGAAAAACGGTGTATTTTACAAGAAACAATTACATTGATGGAAAAAAGGGAAAAGATGAAAATAAAATTACTTTAATAAAAATATACAAAGCTACACTGGTAAATGATAATTGGGATAATATAATGGAGGTTCCTTTTAACAGTAACAATTACAGTACGGCACATCCTGCACTAAGCCCAGATGAAAAAACATTATATTTTGCATCTGATATGCCAGGGACTTTTGGGCAATCGGATATATACAAAGTAACAATCAATAACAATGGTGGATTTGGTCCGCCAGAAAATTTAGGACCTGAAATTAATACTGAAGGGAAAGAAACTTTTCCTTTTGTAACCGATGAAAATGAAATTTATTTCTCATCTGATGGGCGTCCCGGCCTTGGGGGCTTAGATGTATTTGTTGCTAAAATAGCAACTGATGGCTCTATAAGTAATATACAAAACGTGGGATCTGATATCAATTCTCCTCAGGATGATTTTGCCTATATCATTGATACCAAATCCCGAAGAGGATTCTTTACATCAAACAAACAAGGAGGACAAGGATCTGACGATATCTATAAATTCCTTGAAACTAGAAGATTGGCTTGTGTTCAGGAATTATATGGTACTATAACCGATTTAGCTACTGGAGAGGCTTTACCTAATGCTAAACTGACCTTATATGACAATAACTTTAATATTGTAAAAACAGGTTATTCAGATCAAAATGGAAATTATACCTTCCCTGTAGAATGTGGTTTAACATACAATCTTAGAGCCGAAAAAGAAAAATATACAACCAAGGAACAAAACGTAGTTATTTTAAAAGAAAATGGAAGAACTCAGTTATCTATTGCTCTTGAAAAATCTGAATGCGTGGTAACAATTGGTGATGATTTAGGCAAATGTTTTGGTATCAAAATGATTTACTTCGATTTAGATAAATCAAACATTCGTCAAGAAGCAGCTCTGGATTTAGAGAAAATCTTAGATGTTTTAAATCAATATCCAACTATGAAACTGGATATCCGTTCGCACACTGATAGTCGTGCAACTCATAAATACAATGAAGCTTTATCTGATAGAAGAGCTAAATCAACCATAAAATGGTTGGTGCAAAATGGTGTTGCTCCAAACAGATTAACCGGTAAAGGTTATGGAGAAACGCAGCTTGTTAATGGTTGCTCTGATGGAGTTAAATGTACCGAAGAACAACATCAAATGAATAGACGAAGCGAATTTATAATTACTGCTATGTGA